In the Sarcophilus harrisii chromosome 1, mSarHar1.11, whole genome shotgun sequence genome, one interval contains:
- the ZNF598 gene encoding E3 ubiquitin-protein ligase ZNF598 isoform X2, whose product MAASAGSAAPGRPGRSRAAAAAAPPERGGGSCVLCCGELEATALGKCDHPVCFRCSTKMRVLCEQRYCAVCREELRQVVFGKKLPAFATIPIHQLQYEKKYDIYFADGKVYALYRKLLQHECPLCPEQRPFSLFVDLEQHMRKQHELFCCKLCVKHLKIFTYERKWYSRKDLARHRIHGDPDDTSHRGHPLCKFCDERYLDNDELLKHLRRDHYFCHFCDSDGAQEYYSDYEYLREHFREKHFLCEEGRCNTEQFTHAFRTEIDYKAHKTSCHSRSRAEARQNRQIDLQFSYAPRHTRRGEGVVGGDDYEEVDRHNRQSRGNRPGGRGAQQNRRGSWREEEDRDVAAAVRASVAARRQEEKKWVEDKEDGSRAKKDEGKDLEETRSSRRASKPSAETSAPKEATANGPASQEDFVSFSSAAGGALQSSLQPASVKLKEEDFPSLSSSSAPTVSSGMSLTYTVTAKKTSAFQEEDFPALVSKMRPSKAVSSITSAWNNSSGKSVVRPTAPVQASCSQLPKKPPLVTKGGGKASKKNNKPVVSDDEDDSVGLTPQEFRNAPTMFDVSSLLAASSSQAFIKVSKKKKMGAEKQSSASPPPQPLVSEVAAKPAWREKAPSPEHGMAPVATANGSEKPTAIVNGHSEKAAVGSVPKEPPGLTKPPMTNQCPLPQEDFPALCSAGPPRMQPPPGFNSVVLLKSPPPPPGLSPPISKPPPGFTVIPPNSISEPISTSIKEQGPCQGTYLIPENFQQRNIQLIQSIKEFLQSDESKFNKFKSHSGQFRQGRISAAQYYKSCRELLGENFKKIFSELLVLLPDTAKQQELLSAHNDFRVQEKQGAPKSRKKKSAWPASTPSELDCCICPICQQVLTQDDLGTHRALHIEDEEFPSLQAISRIIS is encoded by the exons GTGGTCTTTGGAAAGAAGCTTCCAGCATTTGCAACAATTCCGATTCACCAGTTGCAGTACGAAAAAAAATATGACATCTATTTTGCTGATGGAAAGGTTTATGCTTTATACAG GAAGTTGCTCCAACATGAATGTCCCCTATGTCCAGAACAGCGACCTTTCAGCCTCTTTGTTGACTTAGAGCAGCACATGAGGAAGCAGCATGAGCTTTTCTGCTGTAAGCTGTGTGTGAAACACCTAAAG ATCTTTACCTATGAACGCAAATGGTATTCCCGCAAGGACCTTGCCCGCCATCGGATCCATGGAGACCCAGATGACACATCCCACCGGGGACATCCTCTATGTAAATTTTGTGATGAGCGTTATTTGGACAATGATGAGCTCCTGAAACACCTGAGGAGAGACCACTATTTCTGCCATTTCTGTGACTCTGATGGCGCTCAAGAGTATTACAG tGACTATGAATACCTTCGGGAACATTTCCGTGAGAAGCACTTTCTCTGTGAGGAGGGAAGGTGCAATACTGAGCAGTTCACTCACGCCTTCCGTACAGAAATCGACTACAAGGCGCATAAGACTTCATGCCACAGCAGGAGCAGAGCAGAGGCCAGGCAGAACCGGCAGATTGACCTGCAGTTTAGCTATGCTCCGAGACACACTCGGAGGGGTGAGG GTGTCGTTGGTGGGGATGACTATGAAGAAGTGGACAGGCATAACAGACAGAGTCGGGGCAACAGGCCAGGGGGCCGTGGAGCTCAGCAGAACCGCCGAGGAAGCTGGAG GGAAGAAGAAGACAGAGATGTAGCAGCTGCAGTGAGGGCATCAGTAGCTGCACGtaggcaagaagaaaagaaatgggttGAAGATAAAGAGGATGGCAGCAGAGCGAAGAAAGACGAGGGGAAGGACTTGGAAGAAACTCGGAGCTCAAGGAGAGCCTCCAAGCCTTCTGCTGAGACCTCAG CTCCCAAAGAGGCCACTGCTAATGGTCCTGCAAGCCAAGAGGATTTTGTGTCGTTTAGTTCGGCAGCTGGGGGAGCTCTGCAGAG TTCCCTCCAGCCAGCTTCAGTCAAACTTAAAGAAGAAGACTTCCCAAGCCTTTCCTCTTCCTCAGCTCCCACTGTCTCCTCGGGGATGTCACTCACCTATACAGTCACTGCCAAGAAGACCTCAGCCTTCCAAGAGGAGGACTTCCCAGCTCTGGTGTCAAAAATGAGGCCCAGCAAAGCTGTGTCCAGCATCACTTCGGCCTGGAACAATAGCTCCGGTAAGAGCGTCGTCCGCCCGACGGCGCCCGTCCAGGCTAGTTGCAGCCAGCTCCCAAAGAAACCCCCTTTGGTCACCAAAGGAGGCGGCAAAGCCAGCAAGAAGAATAACAAACCCGTGGTCTCTGACGATGAGGATGACAGCGTCGGGCTCACCCCCCAGGAGTTCCGCAACGCACCCACCATGTTTGATGTCTCCTCCTTGCTGGCCGCGTCTTCCTCTCAGGCTTTTATAAAAGTgagcaagaagaagaagatggGGGCAGAAAAGCAGAGCTCGgcctcacccccaccccagccGCTGGTGTCGGAGGTGGCTGCCAAGCCAGCTTGGCGAGAAAAAGCTCCCAGTCCTGAACACGGAATGGCTCCTGTGGCCACCGCTAATGGGTCAGAGAAGCCTACGGCCATTGTGAATGGACATTCGGAAAAGGCAGCCGTTGGCAGTGTCCCCAAAGAGCCTCCGGGGCTCACAAAGCCACCAATGACTAACCAGTGTCCTTTACCTCAGGAAGATTTCCCAGCTCTCTGCAGCGCGGGGCCTCCCCGAATGCAGCCTCCACCAG GCTTTAACTCTGTGGTGCTATTAAAGAGCCCCCCGCCACCTCCAGGACTGTCGCCACCCATTAGTAAGCCCCCTCCGGGCTTTACCGTCATCCCACCCAACAGCATCTCAGAGCCCATCTCCACCTCCATTAAAGA GCAAGGTCCCTGCCAAGGAACTTATTTGATACCTGAGAATTTCCAACAAAGGAACATCCAGCTCATCCAATCCATAAAGGAGTTCCTTCAGAGTGACGAGTCCAAATTCAACAAATTTAAAAGCCATTCGGGGCAATTCCGACAG GGTCGTATTTCTGCAGCACAGTATTATAAGAGCTGCCGGGAACTCCTTGGGGAGAACTTCAAAAAAATCTTCAGCGAGCTCCTGGTGCTCCTGCCTGACACAGCCAAGCAGCAGGAGCTGCTGTCGGCACACAATGATTTCCGGGTCCAAGAGAAGCAGGGGGCACCtaaatcaagaaagaagaagagtgCTTGGCCAGCTAGCACACCTTCTGAACTGGACTGTTGCATCTGCCCCATTTGCCAGCAGGTGCTAACCCAGGATGACCTGGGCACCCACAGAGCCCTGCATATCGAAGATGAAGAGTTCCCTTCCTTGCAAGCCATCAGCAGAATTATCAGTTAG
- the ZNF598 gene encoding E3 ubiquitin-protein ligase ZNF598 isoform X3 — MAASAGSAAPGRPGRSRAAAAAAPPERGGGSCVLCCGELEATALGKCDHPVCFRCSTKMRVLCEQRYCAVCREELRQIFTYERKWYSRKDLARHRIHGDPDDTSHRGHPLCKFCDERYLDNDELLKHLRRDHYFCHFCDSDGAQEYYSDYEYLREHFREKHFLCEEGRCNTEQFTHAFRTEIDYKAHKTSCHSRSRAEARQNRQIDLQFSYAPRHTRRGEGVVGGDDYEEVDRHNRQSRGNRPGGRGAQQNRRGSWRYKREEEDRDVAAAVRASVAARRQEEKKWVEDKEDGSRAKKDEGKDLEETRSSRRASKPSAETSAPKEATANGPASQEDFVSFSSAAGGALQSSLQPASVKLKEEDFPSLSSSSAPTVSSGMSLTYTVTAKKTSAFQEEDFPALVSKMRPSKAVSSITSAWNNSSGKSVVRPTAPVQASCSQLPKKPPLVTKGGGKASKKNNKPVVSDDEDDSVGLTPQEFRNAPTMFDVSSLLAASSSQAFIKVSKKKKMGAEKQSSASPPPQPLVSEVAAKPAWREKAPSPEHGMAPVATANGSEKPTAIVNGHSEKAAVGSVPKEPPGLTKPPMTNQCPLPQEDFPALCSAGPPRMQPPPGFNSVVLLKSPPPPPGLSPPISKPPPGFTVIPPNSISEPISTSIKEQGPCQGTYLIPENFQQRNIQLIQSIKEFLQSDESKFNKFKSHSGQFRQGRISAAQYYKSCRELLGENFKKIFSELLVLLPDTAKQQELLSAHNDFRVQEKQGAPKSRKKKSAWPASTPSELDCCICPICQQVLTQDDLGTHRALHIEDEEFPSLQAISRIIS, encoded by the exons ATCTTTACCTATGAACGCAAATGGTATTCCCGCAAGGACCTTGCCCGCCATCGGATCCATGGAGACCCAGATGACACATCCCACCGGGGACATCCTCTATGTAAATTTTGTGATGAGCGTTATTTGGACAATGATGAGCTCCTGAAACACCTGAGGAGAGACCACTATTTCTGCCATTTCTGTGACTCTGATGGCGCTCAAGAGTATTACAG tGACTATGAATACCTTCGGGAACATTTCCGTGAGAAGCACTTTCTCTGTGAGGAGGGAAGGTGCAATACTGAGCAGTTCACTCACGCCTTCCGTACAGAAATCGACTACAAGGCGCATAAGACTTCATGCCACAGCAGGAGCAGAGCAGAGGCCAGGCAGAACCGGCAGATTGACCTGCAGTTTAGCTATGCTCCGAGACACACTCGGAGGGGTGAGG GTGTCGTTGGTGGGGATGACTATGAAGAAGTGGACAGGCATAACAGACAGAGTCGGGGCAACAGGCCAGGGGGCCGTGGAGCTCAGCAGAACCGCCGAGGAAGCTGGAGGTATAAGAG GGAAGAAGAAGACAGAGATGTAGCAGCTGCAGTGAGGGCATCAGTAGCTGCACGtaggcaagaagaaaagaaatgggttGAAGATAAAGAGGATGGCAGCAGAGCGAAGAAAGACGAGGGGAAGGACTTGGAAGAAACTCGGAGCTCAAGGAGAGCCTCCAAGCCTTCTGCTGAGACCTCAG CTCCCAAAGAGGCCACTGCTAATGGTCCTGCAAGCCAAGAGGATTTTGTGTCGTTTAGTTCGGCAGCTGGGGGAGCTCTGCAGAG TTCCCTCCAGCCAGCTTCAGTCAAACTTAAAGAAGAAGACTTCCCAAGCCTTTCCTCTTCCTCAGCTCCCACTGTCTCCTCGGGGATGTCACTCACCTATACAGTCACTGCCAAGAAGACCTCAGCCTTCCAAGAGGAGGACTTCCCAGCTCTGGTGTCAAAAATGAGGCCCAGCAAAGCTGTGTCCAGCATCACTTCGGCCTGGAACAATAGCTCCGGTAAGAGCGTCGTCCGCCCGACGGCGCCCGTCCAGGCTAGTTGCAGCCAGCTCCCAAAGAAACCCCCTTTGGTCACCAAAGGAGGCGGCAAAGCCAGCAAGAAGAATAACAAACCCGTGGTCTCTGACGATGAGGATGACAGCGTCGGGCTCACCCCCCAGGAGTTCCGCAACGCACCCACCATGTTTGATGTCTCCTCCTTGCTGGCCGCGTCTTCCTCTCAGGCTTTTATAAAAGTgagcaagaagaagaagatggGGGCAGAAAAGCAGAGCTCGgcctcacccccaccccagccGCTGGTGTCGGAGGTGGCTGCCAAGCCAGCTTGGCGAGAAAAAGCTCCCAGTCCTGAACACGGAATGGCTCCTGTGGCCACCGCTAATGGGTCAGAGAAGCCTACGGCCATTGTGAATGGACATTCGGAAAAGGCAGCCGTTGGCAGTGTCCCCAAAGAGCCTCCGGGGCTCACAAAGCCACCAATGACTAACCAGTGTCCTTTACCTCAGGAAGATTTCCCAGCTCTCTGCAGCGCGGGGCCTCCCCGAATGCAGCCTCCACCAG GCTTTAACTCTGTGGTGCTATTAAAGAGCCCCCCGCCACCTCCAGGACTGTCGCCACCCATTAGTAAGCCCCCTCCGGGCTTTACCGTCATCCCACCCAACAGCATCTCAGAGCCCATCTCCACCTCCATTAAAGA GCAAGGTCCCTGCCAAGGAACTTATTTGATACCTGAGAATTTCCAACAAAGGAACATCCAGCTCATCCAATCCATAAAGGAGTTCCTTCAGAGTGACGAGTCCAAATTCAACAAATTTAAAAGCCATTCGGGGCAATTCCGACAG GGTCGTATTTCTGCAGCACAGTATTATAAGAGCTGCCGGGAACTCCTTGGGGAGAACTTCAAAAAAATCTTCAGCGAGCTCCTGGTGCTCCTGCCTGACACAGCCAAGCAGCAGGAGCTGCTGTCGGCACACAATGATTTCCGGGTCCAAGAGAAGCAGGGGGCACCtaaatcaagaaagaagaagagtgCTTGGCCAGCTAGCACACCTTCTGAACTGGACTGTTGCATCTGCCCCATTTGCCAGCAGGTGCTAACCCAGGATGACCTGGGCACCCACAGAGCCCTGCATATCGAAGATGAAGAGTTCCCTTCCTTGCAAGCCATCAGCAGAATTATCAGTTAG
- the ZNF598 gene encoding E3 ubiquitin-protein ligase ZNF598 isoform X1, giving the protein MAASAGSAAPGRPGRSRAAAAAAPPERGGGSCVLCCGELEATALGKCDHPVCFRCSTKMRVLCEQRYCAVCREELRQVVFGKKLPAFATIPIHQLQYEKKYDIYFADGKVYALYRKLLQHECPLCPEQRPFSLFVDLEQHMRKQHELFCCKLCVKHLKIFTYERKWYSRKDLARHRIHGDPDDTSHRGHPLCKFCDERYLDNDELLKHLRRDHYFCHFCDSDGAQEYYSDYEYLREHFREKHFLCEEGRCNTEQFTHAFRTEIDYKAHKTSCHSRSRAEARQNRQIDLQFSYAPRHTRRGEGVVGGDDYEEVDRHNRQSRGNRPGGRGAQQNRRGSWRYKREEEDRDVAAAVRASVAARRQEEKKWVEDKEDGSRAKKDEGKDLEETRSSRRASKPSAETSAPKEATANGPASQEDFVSFSSAAGGALQSSLQPASVKLKEEDFPSLSSSSAPTVSSGMSLTYTVTAKKTSAFQEEDFPALVSKMRPSKAVSSITSAWNNSSGKSVVRPTAPVQASCSQLPKKPPLVTKGGGKASKKNNKPVVSDDEDDSVGLTPQEFRNAPTMFDVSSLLAASSSQAFIKVSKKKKMGAEKQSSASPPPQPLVSEVAAKPAWREKAPSPEHGMAPVATANGSEKPTAIVNGHSEKAAVGSVPKEPPGLTKPPMTNQCPLPQEDFPALCSAGPPRMQPPPGFNSVVLLKSPPPPPGLSPPISKPPPGFTVIPPNSISEPISTSIKEQGPCQGTYLIPENFQQRNIQLIQSIKEFLQSDESKFNKFKSHSGQFRQGRISAAQYYKSCRELLGENFKKIFSELLVLLPDTAKQQELLSAHNDFRVQEKQGAPKSRKKKSAWPASTPSELDCCICPICQQVLTQDDLGTHRALHIEDEEFPSLQAISRIIS; this is encoded by the exons GTGGTCTTTGGAAAGAAGCTTCCAGCATTTGCAACAATTCCGATTCACCAGTTGCAGTACGAAAAAAAATATGACATCTATTTTGCTGATGGAAAGGTTTATGCTTTATACAG GAAGTTGCTCCAACATGAATGTCCCCTATGTCCAGAACAGCGACCTTTCAGCCTCTTTGTTGACTTAGAGCAGCACATGAGGAAGCAGCATGAGCTTTTCTGCTGTAAGCTGTGTGTGAAACACCTAAAG ATCTTTACCTATGAACGCAAATGGTATTCCCGCAAGGACCTTGCCCGCCATCGGATCCATGGAGACCCAGATGACACATCCCACCGGGGACATCCTCTATGTAAATTTTGTGATGAGCGTTATTTGGACAATGATGAGCTCCTGAAACACCTGAGGAGAGACCACTATTTCTGCCATTTCTGTGACTCTGATGGCGCTCAAGAGTATTACAG tGACTATGAATACCTTCGGGAACATTTCCGTGAGAAGCACTTTCTCTGTGAGGAGGGAAGGTGCAATACTGAGCAGTTCACTCACGCCTTCCGTACAGAAATCGACTACAAGGCGCATAAGACTTCATGCCACAGCAGGAGCAGAGCAGAGGCCAGGCAGAACCGGCAGATTGACCTGCAGTTTAGCTATGCTCCGAGACACACTCGGAGGGGTGAGG GTGTCGTTGGTGGGGATGACTATGAAGAAGTGGACAGGCATAACAGACAGAGTCGGGGCAACAGGCCAGGGGGCCGTGGAGCTCAGCAGAACCGCCGAGGAAGCTGGAGGTATAAGAG GGAAGAAGAAGACAGAGATGTAGCAGCTGCAGTGAGGGCATCAGTAGCTGCACGtaggcaagaagaaaagaaatgggttGAAGATAAAGAGGATGGCAGCAGAGCGAAGAAAGACGAGGGGAAGGACTTGGAAGAAACTCGGAGCTCAAGGAGAGCCTCCAAGCCTTCTGCTGAGACCTCAG CTCCCAAAGAGGCCACTGCTAATGGTCCTGCAAGCCAAGAGGATTTTGTGTCGTTTAGTTCGGCAGCTGGGGGAGCTCTGCAGAG TTCCCTCCAGCCAGCTTCAGTCAAACTTAAAGAAGAAGACTTCCCAAGCCTTTCCTCTTCCTCAGCTCCCACTGTCTCCTCGGGGATGTCACTCACCTATACAGTCACTGCCAAGAAGACCTCAGCCTTCCAAGAGGAGGACTTCCCAGCTCTGGTGTCAAAAATGAGGCCCAGCAAAGCTGTGTCCAGCATCACTTCGGCCTGGAACAATAGCTCCGGTAAGAGCGTCGTCCGCCCGACGGCGCCCGTCCAGGCTAGTTGCAGCCAGCTCCCAAAGAAACCCCCTTTGGTCACCAAAGGAGGCGGCAAAGCCAGCAAGAAGAATAACAAACCCGTGGTCTCTGACGATGAGGATGACAGCGTCGGGCTCACCCCCCAGGAGTTCCGCAACGCACCCACCATGTTTGATGTCTCCTCCTTGCTGGCCGCGTCTTCCTCTCAGGCTTTTATAAAAGTgagcaagaagaagaagatggGGGCAGAAAAGCAGAGCTCGgcctcacccccaccccagccGCTGGTGTCGGAGGTGGCTGCCAAGCCAGCTTGGCGAGAAAAAGCTCCCAGTCCTGAACACGGAATGGCTCCTGTGGCCACCGCTAATGGGTCAGAGAAGCCTACGGCCATTGTGAATGGACATTCGGAAAAGGCAGCCGTTGGCAGTGTCCCCAAAGAGCCTCCGGGGCTCACAAAGCCACCAATGACTAACCAGTGTCCTTTACCTCAGGAAGATTTCCCAGCTCTCTGCAGCGCGGGGCCTCCCCGAATGCAGCCTCCACCAG GCTTTAACTCTGTGGTGCTATTAAAGAGCCCCCCGCCACCTCCAGGACTGTCGCCACCCATTAGTAAGCCCCCTCCGGGCTTTACCGTCATCCCACCCAACAGCATCTCAGAGCCCATCTCCACCTCCATTAAAGA GCAAGGTCCCTGCCAAGGAACTTATTTGATACCTGAGAATTTCCAACAAAGGAACATCCAGCTCATCCAATCCATAAAGGAGTTCCTTCAGAGTGACGAGTCCAAATTCAACAAATTTAAAAGCCATTCGGGGCAATTCCGACAG GGTCGTATTTCTGCAGCACAGTATTATAAGAGCTGCCGGGAACTCCTTGGGGAGAACTTCAAAAAAATCTTCAGCGAGCTCCTGGTGCTCCTGCCTGACACAGCCAAGCAGCAGGAGCTGCTGTCGGCACACAATGATTTCCGGGTCCAAGAGAAGCAGGGGGCACCtaaatcaagaaagaagaagagtgCTTGGCCAGCTAGCACACCTTCTGAACTGGACTGTTGCATCTGCCCCATTTGCCAGCAGGTGCTAACCCAGGATGACCTGGGCACCCACAGAGCCCTGCATATCGAAGATGAAGAGTTCCCTTCCTTGCAAGCCATCAGCAGAATTATCAGTTAG
- the ZNF598 gene encoding E3 ubiquitin-protein ligase ZNF598 isoform X4, with the protein MRKQHELFCCKLCVKHLKIFTYERKWYSRKDLARHRIHGDPDDTSHRGHPLCKFCDERYLDNDELLKHLRRDHYFCHFCDSDGAQEYYSDYEYLREHFREKHFLCEEGRCNTEQFTHAFRTEIDYKAHKTSCHSRSRAEARQNRQIDLQFSYAPRHTRRGEGVVGGDDYEEVDRHNRQSRGNRPGGRGAQQNRRGSWRYKREEEDRDVAAAVRASVAARRQEEKKWVEDKEDGSRAKKDEGKDLEETRSSRRASKPSAETSAPKEATANGPASQEDFVSFSSAAGGALQSSLQPASVKLKEEDFPSLSSSSAPTVSSGMSLTYTVTAKKTSAFQEEDFPALVSKMRPSKAVSSITSAWNNSSGKSVVRPTAPVQASCSQLPKKPPLVTKGGGKASKKNNKPVVSDDEDDSVGLTPQEFRNAPTMFDVSSLLAASSSQAFIKVSKKKKMGAEKQSSASPPPQPLVSEVAAKPAWREKAPSPEHGMAPVATANGSEKPTAIVNGHSEKAAVGSVPKEPPGLTKPPMTNQCPLPQEDFPALCSAGPPRMQPPPGFNSVVLLKSPPPPPGLSPPISKPPPGFTVIPPNSISEPISTSIKEQGPCQGTYLIPENFQQRNIQLIQSIKEFLQSDESKFNKFKSHSGQFRQGRISAAQYYKSCRELLGENFKKIFSELLVLLPDTAKQQELLSAHNDFRVQEKQGAPKSRKKKSAWPASTPSELDCCICPICQQVLTQDDLGTHRALHIEDEEFPSLQAISRIIS; encoded by the exons ATGAGGAAGCAGCATGAGCTTTTCTGCTGTAAGCTGTGTGTGAAACACCTAAAG ATCTTTACCTATGAACGCAAATGGTATTCCCGCAAGGACCTTGCCCGCCATCGGATCCATGGAGACCCAGATGACACATCCCACCGGGGACATCCTCTATGTAAATTTTGTGATGAGCGTTATTTGGACAATGATGAGCTCCTGAAACACCTGAGGAGAGACCACTATTTCTGCCATTTCTGTGACTCTGATGGCGCTCAAGAGTATTACAG tGACTATGAATACCTTCGGGAACATTTCCGTGAGAAGCACTTTCTCTGTGAGGAGGGAAGGTGCAATACTGAGCAGTTCACTCACGCCTTCCGTACAGAAATCGACTACAAGGCGCATAAGACTTCATGCCACAGCAGGAGCAGAGCAGAGGCCAGGCAGAACCGGCAGATTGACCTGCAGTTTAGCTATGCTCCGAGACACACTCGGAGGGGTGAGG GTGTCGTTGGTGGGGATGACTATGAAGAAGTGGACAGGCATAACAGACAGAGTCGGGGCAACAGGCCAGGGGGCCGTGGAGCTCAGCAGAACCGCCGAGGAAGCTGGAGGTATAAGAG GGAAGAAGAAGACAGAGATGTAGCAGCTGCAGTGAGGGCATCAGTAGCTGCACGtaggcaagaagaaaagaaatgggttGAAGATAAAGAGGATGGCAGCAGAGCGAAGAAAGACGAGGGGAAGGACTTGGAAGAAACTCGGAGCTCAAGGAGAGCCTCCAAGCCTTCTGCTGAGACCTCAG CTCCCAAAGAGGCCACTGCTAATGGTCCTGCAAGCCAAGAGGATTTTGTGTCGTTTAGTTCGGCAGCTGGGGGAGCTCTGCAGAG TTCCCTCCAGCCAGCTTCAGTCAAACTTAAAGAAGAAGACTTCCCAAGCCTTTCCTCTTCCTCAGCTCCCACTGTCTCCTCGGGGATGTCACTCACCTATACAGTCACTGCCAAGAAGACCTCAGCCTTCCAAGAGGAGGACTTCCCAGCTCTGGTGTCAAAAATGAGGCCCAGCAAAGCTGTGTCCAGCATCACTTCGGCCTGGAACAATAGCTCCGGTAAGAGCGTCGTCCGCCCGACGGCGCCCGTCCAGGCTAGTTGCAGCCAGCTCCCAAAGAAACCCCCTTTGGTCACCAAAGGAGGCGGCAAAGCCAGCAAGAAGAATAACAAACCCGTGGTCTCTGACGATGAGGATGACAGCGTCGGGCTCACCCCCCAGGAGTTCCGCAACGCACCCACCATGTTTGATGTCTCCTCCTTGCTGGCCGCGTCTTCCTCTCAGGCTTTTATAAAAGTgagcaagaagaagaagatggGGGCAGAAAAGCAGAGCTCGgcctcacccccaccccagccGCTGGTGTCGGAGGTGGCTGCCAAGCCAGCTTGGCGAGAAAAAGCTCCCAGTCCTGAACACGGAATGGCTCCTGTGGCCACCGCTAATGGGTCAGAGAAGCCTACGGCCATTGTGAATGGACATTCGGAAAAGGCAGCCGTTGGCAGTGTCCCCAAAGAGCCTCCGGGGCTCACAAAGCCACCAATGACTAACCAGTGTCCTTTACCTCAGGAAGATTTCCCAGCTCTCTGCAGCGCGGGGCCTCCCCGAATGCAGCCTCCACCAG GCTTTAACTCTGTGGTGCTATTAAAGAGCCCCCCGCCACCTCCAGGACTGTCGCCACCCATTAGTAAGCCCCCTCCGGGCTTTACCGTCATCCCACCCAACAGCATCTCAGAGCCCATCTCCACCTCCATTAAAGA GCAAGGTCCCTGCCAAGGAACTTATTTGATACCTGAGAATTTCCAACAAAGGAACATCCAGCTCATCCAATCCATAAAGGAGTTCCTTCAGAGTGACGAGTCCAAATTCAACAAATTTAAAAGCCATTCGGGGCAATTCCGACAG GGTCGTATTTCTGCAGCACAGTATTATAAGAGCTGCCGGGAACTCCTTGGGGAGAACTTCAAAAAAATCTTCAGCGAGCTCCTGGTGCTCCTGCCTGACACAGCCAAGCAGCAGGAGCTGCTGTCGGCACACAATGATTTCCGGGTCCAAGAGAAGCAGGGGGCACCtaaatcaagaaagaagaagagtgCTTGGCCAGCTAGCACACCTTCTGAACTGGACTGTTGCATCTGCCCCATTTGCCAGCAGGTGCTAACCCAGGATGACCTGGGCACCCACAGAGCCCTGCATATCGAAGATGAAGAGTTCCCTTCCTTGCAAGCCATCAGCAGAATTATCAGTTAG